In Paenibacillus sp. BIC5C1, a genomic segment contains:
- a CDS encoding cache domain-containing sensor histidine kinase, whose product MRQFYRKYIYMPFVNLSFRSKLFMVFVLVTIIPMMLLVYFSYELTKTKLTEQIYINMTNSTAQITKNLENKLDSYEHISASIYLDNRLANYLTNEYQDDPSYLDVYNYIGNRIDTVMAAYPDFDSAFIYSDNPSLPKDNYYIRPITPEVQNTELFHKLQQSYGNIIHLSSPQTENGPAMFTLARLLNNNSNQYPYGMLVFQISESVIYSLMEKEAGGKDIFIINDKGIILSSADKQLINTSLPELLHQNFDETSSGRFDTTYQGVKALAVYNTLKNGWKTVSIFPYDSIIKDAKSLSQLIIKISLGFIGVALLLIYITASLFSKRIRTLIRMIRRIERGDFNPTHEEQMGNDEIGQLHFAFEQMTTRLKSLVTEVYQKELQSKEAELDLLQAQINPHFLYNTLGSISSLAVKHQDPQIQDMVLHLAKFYRISLNKGKSILTINEELKLTQSYNAIQLIRFKGKLNIIYTIDQSILPYSTVKLALQPFVENAVIHALWNQDRPLNIHIKGVIENNSIILSVIDDGMGMRRKTLQSLFEEKEGRGYGISNVDRRIKLKFGEYYGVKVYSKLGMGTTVQIRLPQKEIT is encoded by the coding sequence ATGCGCCAATTTTATCGAAAATACATATACATGCCTTTTGTTAACCTGAGCTTTCGTTCCAAACTATTTATGGTATTTGTACTAGTTACCATCATTCCGATGATGCTACTGGTTTATTTTTCCTATGAACTTACCAAAACGAAACTTACCGAGCAGATCTACATCAACATGACGAACTCAACAGCTCAGATCACTAAAAATCTGGAGAATAAACTGGATAGCTACGAACATATCTCCGCCTCCATTTATTTGGATAATCGTCTTGCCAATTACCTTACGAACGAGTATCAGGATGATCCATCCTATTTGGACGTCTATAACTACATTGGCAATCGAATCGACACCGTGATGGCTGCCTACCCTGATTTTGATAGCGCATTCATTTATTCGGACAATCCATCACTGCCCAAAGACAATTATTATATCCGGCCGATTACACCCGAAGTTCAGAACACGGAGTTGTTCCACAAATTGCAACAATCCTATGGGAACATTATTCATCTCTCATCGCCGCAGACTGAGAATGGTCCCGCCATGTTTACACTTGCCCGGTTGCTGAACAACAATAGTAATCAGTACCCCTATGGGATGCTGGTCTTTCAAATTTCCGAGTCTGTCATCTACTCTCTCATGGAAAAAGAAGCAGGTGGCAAAGATATCTTTATTATCAATGACAAAGGTATTATTCTTTCTTCAGCGGACAAGCAGTTAATCAACACAAGCTTGCCCGAATTGCTTCATCAGAATTTTGACGAGACGTCTTCAGGCAGATTTGATACAACGTATCAAGGCGTGAAGGCTCTGGCGGTTTATAATACGCTCAAAAACGGCTGGAAGACGGTATCCATCTTCCCTTACGACAGTATTATCAAAGATGCCAAATCTCTCTCTCAGCTTATTATCAAAATTTCACTGGGCTTCATCGGCGTGGCGCTGTTGCTCATTTATATTACCGCATCGCTGTTCAGCAAACGCATCAGGACGTTAATACGGATGATTCGGCGCATTGAACGGGGGGATTTCAATCCTACCCATGAGGAACAAATGGGCAATGATGAGATAGGACAGCTTCACTTTGCTTTTGAGCAGATGACAACCCGGTTGAAAAGTCTGGTTACGGAAGTCTACCAGAAGGAGCTACAGAGCAAGGAAGCCGAACTTGATCTGCTTCAAGCTCAGATCAATCCTCACTTTCTGTATAATACACTCGGCTCGATCTCCTCTTTGGCCGTAAAGCATCAGGATCCCCAGATTCAGGATATGGTCCTTCATCTGGCCAAGTTTTATCGGATATCCCTGAATAAAGGTAAGAGCATCCTGACGATCAATGAGGAATTGAAACTGACGCAGAGCTATAACGCCATACAACTTATTCGATTTAAGGGTAAGCTGAATATCATCTACACGATAGATCAATCGATTCTGCCCTACTCGACCGTAAAGCTTGCGTTACAGCCTTTTGTGGAGAATGCAGTGATTCATGCACTTTGGAACCAGGATCGGCCCCTAAATATCCATATCAAGGGCGTCATCGAGAACAATAGTATCATCTTATCTGTTATAGACGATGGAATGGGCATGCGGCGTAAGACGCTTCAGTCTCTGTTTGAAGAGAAAGAAGGACGAGGCTATGGCATTTCAAATGTGGATCGGAGAATTAAGCTGAAGTTCGGTGAATATTACGGTGTTAAAGTGTATAGCAAACTAGGCATGGGAACCACGGTCCAAATTCGTCTGCCACAAAAAGAGATCACATAA
- a CDS encoding ABC transporter permease, with protein MHKVSAIKTVRSNNLISRLKEQKWLFVLMLPAFIATLLFSYGPMFGLYMAFTNYQPGGGSFFYQFFHAEFVGFQWFEYFFTTGDFYRVMRNTLATSLLTLFFGFPAPIILALVLNEARQGFFKRFVQTVSYLPHFISWVIAANIVITLLASDGMLNNILVLLGIVKEPVAFLQNGPLFWWIIALSNMWKEMGFSAIMYLAAIASINPELYEAARVDGASRFKQMWHITLPSMRPTIVILAILAVGGILNAGFEQQYLLQNNTVLEYSEVIDIYAYKYGLQNSMFSYGAAVGMFKSVVAFILVLIVNRISRKVNDQALF; from the coding sequence ATGCATAAGGTAAGCGCTATCAAAACAGTCAGGAGCAATAATCTGATAAGCAGACTAAAAGAGCAAAAATGGTTATTCGTGCTTATGCTTCCTGCCTTCATTGCGACATTGCTATTTTCCTATGGTCCGATGTTTGGACTATATATGGCGTTTACGAATTATCAGCCGGGTGGGGGATCGTTTTTCTACCAGTTCTTCCATGCCGAGTTTGTAGGTTTCCAGTGGTTTGAGTATTTCTTTACTACAGGGGATTTCTATCGGGTTATGCGTAATACGCTTGCGACAAGCTTGCTGACGTTGTTCTTCGGATTTCCTGCTCCAATCATTCTCGCGCTTGTGTTGAATGAAGCGAGACAGGGATTTTTCAAACGGTTTGTACAGACGGTTTCTTATCTGCCGCATTTTATCTCATGGGTTATTGCAGCGAACATTGTAATTACGCTTCTGGCTTCGGATGGAATGCTTAACAATATTCTGGTTCTGCTCGGCATCGTTAAAGAACCAGTCGCATTTTTGCAGAACGGGCCACTATTCTGGTGGATTATCGCACTGTCGAACATGTGGAAAGAGATGGGTTTCAGCGCCATAATGTATCTCGCCGCAATCGCTTCCATTAATCCGGAGCTCTACGAAGCGGCCAGGGTGGACGGAGCCAGCCGATTTAAGCAAATGTGGCATATTACGCTGCCATCCATGCGCCCTACAATTGTCATATTGGCTATTCTTGCGGTCGGAGGCATCTTGAATGCAGGATTCGAACAGCAATACCTGCTGCAAAATAATACCGTACTTGAATACTCGGAAGTAATTGATATTTATGCCTACAAATACGGACTACAGAACAGCATGTTCTCATATGGGGCTGCTGTGGGGATGTTCAAATCCGTTGTTGCCTTTATTCTTGTTCTCATCGTGAACCGGATTTCCAGAAAAGTGAACGACCAGGCGTTGTTCTAA